A window of the Polaribacter sp. HaHaR_3_91 genome harbors these coding sequences:
- a CDS encoding sodium:solute symporter, whose product MEIESKLHAIDWIILSVTLIFIVAYGTYVTRKNKNVTDYIKGGSDSKWWTIGLSVMATQASAITFLSTPGQAFHSGMGFVQFYFGLPIAMIIICVVFIPIYHKLKVYTAYEFLEGRFDLKTRSLAAILFLIQRGLAAGITIFAPAIILSAVLDWDLLTLNIIIGFLVIIYTVSGGTKAVNVTQKQQMIIIFIGMLIAFFMIMSQLPENITFSNALEIAGASNKMEVLDFSFDLSNRYTVWTGILGGTFLMLSYFGTDQSQVQRYLSGKSVRESQLGLIFNGLLKVPMQFFILLIGVMVFVFYQFNASPLNFNPTANDAVQNSEFVGEYQKLEAEHTIIENDKRLLFSDGFQKEEATRIQELNERDLALKESAKEIIKKVNEKSIKKIESNDKDYVFIHFILNNLPRGLIGLLLAVILSAAMSSTASELNALASTTAIDLYKRNVREDKDEEHYVKASKWFTLLWGIIAISVACVANLFDNLIQLVNIIGSIFYGNVLGIFLLAFFFKKVNGNAVFRAALITQILICSIYYFGIYNLESQGLEPIISYLWLNFIGCVLVIFFSLLFVFKAINRQSKIALVISLLAILKITYDVLNDVSLNITHVVSLIVLFSFLGFFNIDKTILNEKEN is encoded by the coding sequence ATGGAAATTGAAAGTAAATTACATGCAATAGATTGGATTATTCTTTCTGTAACCTTAATTTTTATAGTAGCGTATGGTACATATGTAACTAGAAAAAATAAGAATGTAACCGATTATATTAAGGGTGGGAGCGACTCTAAATGGTGGACAATCGGTCTGTCTGTAATGGCGACACAAGCGAGTGCAATTACGTTTTTATCTACACCAGGACAAGCGTTTCATAGCGGTATGGGCTTTGTACAGTTTTACTTCGGATTGCCTATTGCAATGATTATAATTTGTGTAGTTTTTATACCGATTTATCATAAATTAAAAGTCTACACAGCTTACGAATTTTTAGAAGGAAGATTCGATTTAAAAACGAGGAGTTTAGCGGCAATTTTGTTTTTAATTCAACGTGGATTGGCTGCCGGAATTACCATTTTTGCACCTGCCATTATTTTAAGTGCCGTATTAGATTGGGATTTATTAACATTGAATATTATCATCGGTTTTTTAGTGATTATTTACACGGTTTCTGGAGGTACAAAAGCAGTAAATGTAACGCAAAAACAACAGATGATTATCATTTTTATTGGAATGCTAATTGCATTTTTTATGATTATGAGTCAGCTTCCTGAGAACATTACATTCAGCAATGCATTAGAAATTGCAGGGGCAAGTAATAAAATGGAAGTGTTAGATTTTTCTTTCGATTTAAGTAATAGGTACACAGTTTGGACTGGGATTTTAGGGGGAACATTTTTAATGTTATCATATTTTGGAACAGACCAAAGTCAGGTGCAACGTTATTTGTCAGGAAAATCGGTTAGAGAAAGTCAGTTAGGTTTAATTTTTAACGGATTGTTAAAAGTGCCAATGCAGTTTTTTATTCTGCTAATTGGTGTTATGGTTTTTGTTTTTTATCAATTTAATGCATCGCCTTTAAACTTTAATCCTACAGCAAATGACGCGGTTCAGAACTCTGAATTTGTTGGTGAATATCAGAAATTAGAAGCAGAACATACCATTATAGAAAATGATAAAAGATTGTTGTTTTCTGATGGTTTTCAGAAGGAAGAAGCTACTCGAATTCAAGAATTAAATGAAAGAGATTTAGCCTTAAAGGAATCAGCTAAAGAAATTATTAAAAAAGTAAATGAAAAATCCATTAAAAAAATAGAATCAAACGACAAGGATTATGTGTTTATTCATTTTATTTTAAACAATTTACCAAGAGGATTAATCGGACTTTTATTAGCTGTTATTTTATCTGCAGCAATGTCTTCTACTGCATCGGAATTAAACGCATTGGCAAGTACAACTGCTATAGATTTGTACAAGCGAAATGTAAGAGAAGATAAAGATGAAGAGCACTATGTAAAGGCTTCTAAATGGTTTACATTGCTTTGGGGAATCATAGCCATTTCCGTCGCGTGTGTGGCCAATTTATTTGATAATTTAATTCAGCTTGTAAATATTATTGGGTCTATTTTCTACGGAAACGTCTTGGGTATTTTCTTGTTGGCATTTTTCTTTAAAAAGGTAAATGGAAATGCAGTGTTTAGAGCAGCTTTAATTACGCAAATATTAATTTGTTCTATTTATTATTTCGGAATTTACAACTTAGAATCACAAGGTTTAGAACCGATAATTAGTTATTTATGGCTGAATTTTATTGGATGTGTTTTAGTGATATTTTTCTCACTATTATTCGTTTTTAAAGCGATAAATAGGCAAAGTAAAATAGCGTTAGTAATTAGTTTATTGGCTATTTTAAAAATTACATACGATGTGTTGAACGATGTTTCATTAAACATAACTCATGTTGTTTCTCTAATTGTGCTATTTTCTTTTTTAGGGTTCTTTAATATTGATAAAACAATTTTAAATGAAAAAGAAAATTAA
- a CDS encoding Gfo/Idh/MocA family protein yields the protein MENKIIKWGIIGLGKIATKFATDLATVENAELVAVASRSEGRATDFGKKFGAKKAYKSYEDLAKDAEVDAVYVATPHSFHKEHAILCLENKKAVLCEKPFAMNLQEVEEMIAVAKENNVLLMEALWTYFLPHFTYVLDLVKNREYGELKKLEADFGFYNKYDTDRRLFKKEVGGGSLLDIGIYPIFAALSTLGTPVTIEADATFFKNGADAECNMLFNYKNATANLKSTLLENTPTEAVFTFDTAIVKINTQFHAPSSVTILKNDTEETISFDYKTIGYSFETEHFNSLLRENKKESTIMTYDFSRSLIRVLDTVRESINLTY from the coding sequence ATGGAAAATAAAATAATAAAATGGGGAATTATTGGCCTTGGAAAAATAGCTACAAAATTTGCTACTGATTTAGCAACTGTAGAAAATGCAGAATTAGTTGCTGTTGCTTCTAGAAGTGAGGGGAGAGCAACTGATTTTGGAAAGAAATTTGGTGCTAAAAAGGCATATAAATCATACGAAGATTTGGCTAAAGATGCTGAGGTAGATGCAGTATATGTGGCTACTCCGCATAGTTTTCATAAAGAACACGCTATACTTTGTTTAGAAAATAAAAAAGCAGTTTTATGTGAAAAGCCTTTTGCAATGAATTTGCAAGAAGTAGAAGAAATGATTGCGGTAGCAAAAGAAAATAATGTTTTGTTGATGGAAGCATTATGGACGTATTTTTTACCACATTTTACGTATGTTTTAGATCTTGTTAAGAACAGGGAGTATGGAGAACTAAAAAAACTAGAAGCAGATTTTGGTTTTTATAATAAGTATGATACAGATCGAAGATTATTTAAAAAAGAAGTGGGAGGAGGAAGTTTATTAGATATTGGTATTTATCCAATTTTTGCAGCTTTATCTACTTTGGGAACTCCAGTTACTATTGAAGCCGATGCTACTTTCTTTAAAAATGGTGCAGATGCAGAATGCAATATGCTTTTTAATTATAAAAATGCGACTGCTAATTTAAAAAGTACCTTGTTAGAGAATACTCCTACGGAAGCTGTTTTTACGTTTGACACTGCAATTGTAAAAATAAACACACAATTTCATGCGCCTTCTTCTGTAACAATTTTAAAAAATGATACAGAAGAAACCATTAGTTTCGATTATAAAACCATTGGTTATAGTTTCGAAACAGAACATTTTAATAGTCTTTTAAGAGAAAATAAAAAAGAAAGTACTATTATGACCTATGATTTTTCTCGAAGTCTAATTCGTGTTTTAGACACCGTTAGAGAAAGTATCAATCTAACGTATTAA
- a CDS encoding PolC-type DNA polymerase III codes for MKFNWFNKKENKVLPDYFLEYEDSFLNAPKLAINETRFVVFDTETTGFNRMRDRVLSIGAVSLIDNTLNVNDSFEVYLKQEIFNPETVHIHGILKEGSITKISELEALKSFLKYIGNSILVGHHINFDIMMMNQILVRNQLPEIKNKTLDTEHLYRTSKHTVYQNTLPKERYTLDQLCDELNVSKSDRHTASGDALITAILFLKIIARLDKNNDLTVKDLLNS; via the coding sequence ATGAAGTTTAACTGGTTTAATAAGAAGGAAAATAAGGTACTTCCGGATTACTTTTTAGAGTATGAAGATAGTTTTTTAAACGCACCAAAACTCGCTATAAATGAAACTCGATTTGTTGTTTTTGACACAGAAACTACGGGATTTAATAGAATGAGAGATCGTGTATTGTCTATTGGTGCTGTTTCTTTAATCGACAACACTTTAAATGTAAATGATAGTTTTGAAGTCTATTTAAAACAAGAAATATTTAATCCAGAAACGGTACACATTCACGGAATTTTAAAAGAAGGTAGCATAACAAAAATCTCTGAATTAGAAGCGCTAAAAAGTTTTTTAAAATACATCGGTAATTCAATTTTAGTTGGGCATCATATAAACTTTGACATTATGATGATGAACCAAATTTTAGTAAGAAACCAACTACCAGAAATTAAAAATAAGACCTTAGATACAGAACATTTATATAGAACCTCTAAACATACTGTATATCAAAACACATTGCCAAAAGAACGTTATACTTTAGATCAATTATGTGATGAACTAAATGTATCTAAAAGTGATAGACATACCGCAAGTGGAGATGCTCTTATTACAGCTATATTGTTTTTAAAAATAATAGCTCGTTTAGATAAAAACAACGATTTAACCGTGAAAGACTTGCTAAATTCATAA
- a CDS encoding DUF294 nucleotidyltransferase-like domain-containing protein, giving the protein MKNSIAERVYDFLKNYPPFNLLATKKILEIASQVSIIYLEKGKVIFNENDEIHKQFYIVRNGGISLYKNSNDKKALIDICDGGDIFGLRPLISKENYLLDAIANEESIVYAIPIEIFEAVSERSLKINKYLLTSFASNSFDPYTNEQNSNVFTDYIENDNLAYSNLHSVNYTKKPLTCTANSTAKEAAIKMSNQKVGCIIVVDDACVPLGIITNSDLKNKIATGLFSIDISVTEIMSSPVITQSKNLTVLDAQLQMIKQKVGHLCITVDGTSNSKLIGILTNHDVLASLGNNPTVILKEIKRAKKTREIREIRIKANQLLKSYLEQNIPLSHISKIISEINDSVTIRVIEISLKKMATPPPAKFTWLALGSQGRKEQLLYTDQDNAIIFEDVSKEQYTETKEYFLQLAGHITKSLHKIGYEYCPAEMMASNPKWCLSLSEWKDQFNEWIFNVDGEAILLSSIFFDFNAIYGEVSMARELTKSIFKTLNERTLLFTFLAKEAIASPSPLGFFKQFLVENNGDHKDSFNIKQRALMPLINAARLLTLSNNIFEINNTAHRFERLAEIEPQNKELYQSCSYAFKALLKFKTKQGILHNDSGKFIKLESLTKEEKLKLKRCFKPIREIQEVLTIKFNLSNMR; this is encoded by the coding sequence ATGAAAAATTCAATTGCAGAACGCGTTTACGATTTTTTAAAAAACTATCCGCCTTTCAACTTATTAGCTACTAAAAAAATATTAGAAATAGCCTCTCAAGTTTCCATTATCTATTTAGAAAAAGGAAAAGTTATTTTTAACGAGAATGATGAAATTCACAAACAATTTTACATTGTAAGAAATGGAGGAATTAGTTTGTATAAAAATTCTAATGACAAAAAAGCGCTGATAGACATTTGTGATGGTGGTGATATTTTTGGTTTAAGACCGTTAATTAGTAAAGAAAACTATTTATTAGACGCCATCGCCAATGAAGAATCTATTGTCTATGCGATTCCTATTGAAATTTTTGAAGCAGTATCAGAAAGAAGTTTAAAAATTAATAAATATCTATTAACTTCTTTTGCTTCTAACTCTTTTGATCCTTATACAAACGAGCAAAACAGCAATGTTTTTACAGATTATATAGAAAATGATAATTTAGCTTATTCTAATTTACACTCTGTAAATTACACTAAAAAGCCATTAACCTGTACAGCTAATTCTACAGCTAAAGAAGCCGCTATAAAAATGAGCAATCAAAAAGTTGGCTGTATTATAGTGGTAGATGATGCCTGCGTTCCTTTAGGAATTATTACAAATAGCGATCTTAAAAACAAAATAGCTACAGGTCTATTTTCTATAGACATCTCTGTAACAGAAATCATGTCTTCCCCAGTAATTACACAATCTAAAAACCTTACTGTTTTAGACGCACAGTTACAAATGATAAAGCAAAAAGTAGGTCATTTGTGTATTACTGTAGATGGAACTAGTAATTCTAAGTTGATAGGAATTTTAACTAATCATGATGTTTTAGCTTCACTAGGAAACAACCCAACAGTAATTTTAAAAGAGATTAAACGAGCTAAAAAAACAAGAGAGATAAGAGAAATTAGAATCAAGGCCAATCAACTTTTAAAATCTTATTTAGAACAAAACATTCCATTATCGCATATTTCTAAAATTATATCCGAAATAAATGATAGTGTAACCATAAGAGTTATTGAGATTTCTTTAAAAAAAATGGCTACGCCACCGCCTGCTAAATTTACTTGGTTAGCATTAGGAAGTCAGGGTAGAAAAGAACAACTTTTATATACAGACCAAGACAATGCTATCATTTTCGAGGATGTTAGCAAAGAACAATATACAGAAACGAAAGAATATTTTTTACAATTAGCAGGTCATATTACAAAATCGCTACATAAAATTGGTTATGAATATTGCCCTGCAGAAATGATGGCAAGCAATCCTAAATGGTGTTTATCTTTATCTGAATGGAAAGATCAATTTAACGAGTGGATTTTTAATGTTGATGGAGAAGCCATTTTATTATCGTCTATTTTCTTTGATTTTAACGCAATTTATGGTGAAGTTTCCATGGCAAGAGAGCTAACCAAAAGCATTTTTAAAACACTTAATGAAAGGACTCTTTTATTTACTTTTTTAGCAAAAGAAGCCATTGCAAGTCCATCTCCTCTAGGATTTTTTAAACAATTTCTAGTAGAGAATAATGGTGACCATAAAGATTCTTTTAACATAAAACAAAGAGCTTTAATGCCCTTAATTAATGCAGCAAGACTTTTAACACTCTCTAATAATATCTTTGAAATTAACAATACTGCACACCGTTTTGAAAGATTAGCAGAAATAGAACCTCAAAATAAAGAACTGTACCAATCTTGCTCTTATGCTTTTAAAGCATTGTTAAAGTTTAAAACCAAACAAGGCATATTACACAACGATTCTGGTAAATTTATTAAATTAGAATCTTTAACAAAAGAAGAAAAGTTAAAACTTAAAAGGTGTTTTAAACCTATTAGAGAAATTCAAGAAGTGCTTACTATTAAATTTAACTTATCAAACATGAGATAA
- a CDS encoding NUDIX domain-containing protein: MDELIDILTPDGKLTGKTALKSEAHKNGWFHATVHIWLFTSDEKILLQKRALTKKVFPGLWDISVAGHIAAGETIITSAKREVFEEIGLKIEEKDLIKIGTRIHQVSHANGIQDNEHHHVFIAELKVPLSTLTIQEEEVDAIELFDLSTLKSTENLKNVLLPRFHEYYCSVYNKIHQQIHKR, from the coding sequence ATGGACGAACTCATAGACATTTTAACTCCTGATGGAAAACTTACAGGAAAAACTGCTTTAAAATCTGAAGCTCATAAAAATGGTTGGTTTCATGCAACTGTTCATATTTGGCTTTTTACTTCGGATGAAAAAATATTACTTCAAAAAAGAGCATTAACCAAAAAAGTATTTCCTGGTTTGTGGGATATTTCTGTTGCAGGACATATTGCAGCCGGAGAAACTATTATTACCTCAGCAAAAAGAGAAGTCTTTGAAGAAATCGGACTTAAAATAGAAGAAAAAGACCTCATCAAAATAGGCACAAGGATTCATCAAGTTTCTCATGCAAACGGAATTCAAGATAACGAGCATCATCATGTTTTTATCGCTGAATTAAAAGTTCCGTTGTCAACATTAACCATTCAAGAAGAAGAAGTTGATGCCATCGAATTATTTGATTTATCAACTTTAAAAAGCACAGAAAACCTGAAGAATGTTTTACTTCCTAGATTTCATGAGTATTACTGTTCGGTTTATAACAAGATTCATCAACAAATACATAAAAGATGA
- a CDS encoding M42 family metallopeptidase, whose translation MAKKSILNKASLTFLEKYLNNAAPTGYEWEGQKIWMDYLKPYVDTFITDTYGSAVGVINPDAKYKVVIEGHADEISWYVNYISDNGLIYVIRNGGSDHQIAPSKIVNIHTKNGIVKGVFGWPAIHTRDKSNEQAPKPDNIFIDTGCATKKEVEDLGVHVGCVITYPDEFHILNGDKFVCRALDNRMGGFMIAEVARLLKENKKELPFGLYITNSVQEEIGLRGAEMITQTIKPNVAIVTDVTHDTTTPMIEQKTAGLLELGKGPVIAYAPAVQQKLRDLITETAEAKEIPFQRSALSRATGTDTDAFAYSNGGVASALISLPLRYMHTTVEMVHRDDVENVIKMIYETLLNIKGGETFSYFE comes from the coding sequence ATGGCAAAAAAATCAATTTTAAATAAAGCGTCACTTACATTTTTAGAAAAATACTTAAATAATGCTGCACCAACCGGATACGAATGGGAAGGTCAGAAAATTTGGATGGACTACCTAAAACCGTATGTAGACACATTTATTACAGATACCTATGGTTCTGCAGTAGGAGTTATAAACCCAGATGCAAAATACAAAGTAGTTATTGAAGGGCATGCAGATGAAATTTCTTGGTATGTAAATTATATTTCTGATAACGGATTGATTTACGTGATTAGAAACGGAGGATCAGATCATCAAATTGCACCAAGTAAAATTGTAAACATTCACACTAAAAACGGAATTGTAAAAGGTGTTTTTGGATGGCCTGCAATTCATACAAGAGACAAATCAAATGAGCAAGCTCCAAAACCAGACAACATTTTTATAGATACAGGTTGTGCTACCAAGAAAGAAGTAGAAGATTTAGGTGTTCATGTTGGTTGTGTAATTACATATCCAGATGAATTTCATATCTTAAACGGAGATAAATTTGTTTGTAGAGCTTTAGACAACAGAATGGGTGGTTTTATGATTGCCGAAGTAGCTCGTTTATTAAAAGAAAACAAAAAAGAATTGCCTTTCGGATTGTACATTACAAACTCAGTACAAGAAGAAATTGGTTTGCGTGGTGCAGAAATGATTACACAAACCATTAAACCAAATGTGGCAATTGTTACTGATGTAACACACGATACAACTACACCAATGATCGAGCAAAAAACTGCTGGTCTTTTAGAATTAGGTAAAGGTCCGGTTATTGCTTATGCACCAGCTGTTCAACAAAAATTACGTGATTTAATTACAGAAACTGCCGAAGCAAAAGAAATTCCTTTTCAGCGTTCTGCACTTTCTAGAGCAACAGGAACTGATACAGATGCTTTTGCTTATAGTAATGGTGGCGTTGCTTCTGCTCTAATTTCTTTACCGTTAAGATACATGCACACCACTGTAGAAATGGTACACAGAGATGATGTAGAAAATGTGATTAAAATGATTTATGAAACATTATTGAATATTAAAGGAGGAGAAACTTTTTCTTATTTTGAATAA
- a CDS encoding ABC transporter ATP-binding protein: MKLVIENLTKTYKNGVKPIDNLSIEIGTGMFGLLGPNGAGKSSLMRTIATLQSPDSGSITFGDINVLEDNMSLRKVLGYLPQSFGVYPKMSAEDLLDYFATLKGISEKSERKAIVKEVLNITNLYEVRHKYVAGYSGGMKQRFGIAQLLLNNPKLIIVDEPTAGLDPAERHRFLNVLREVGSNCTVIFSTHIVEDVKELCNEMAILNGGRILKHSTPQKATEELENTIWTKIVEKDDLEENMKLYNVLSRNFNTDNTLNIRVHAEEKPSDDFVAATPQLDDVYFIALKQDEPVLTS, encoded by the coding sequence ATGAAGTTAGTAATTGAAAATTTAACCAAAACATACAAAAACGGCGTAAAACCTATTGATAATTTAAGTATTGAAATAGGTACAGGAATGTTTGGTTTGTTAGGACCAAATGGTGCAGGGAAATCTTCTTTAATGAGAACCATTGCAACATTACAGAGTCCAGATTCTGGTTCAATTACTTTTGGTGATATTAATGTTTTAGAAGACAATATGTCTTTACGTAAAGTGTTAGGGTATTTGCCACAATCTTTTGGTGTGTATCCTAAAATGTCTGCCGAAGATTTGTTAGATTATTTTGCTACTTTAAAAGGAATATCAGAAAAATCTGAAAGAAAAGCCATTGTAAAAGAGGTTTTAAATATTACTAATTTATATGAAGTAAGACATAAATATGTTGCGGGTTATTCTGGCGGAATGAAACAACGTTTTGGTATTGCGCAATTGCTTTTAAACAATCCAAAACTAATTATTGTTGATGAACCTACTGCTGGTTTAGATCCTGCAGAGAGACATCGTTTTTTAAATGTTTTAAGAGAAGTTGGAAGTAATTGTACGGTTATTTTTTCTACACATATTGTAGAAGATGTTAAAGAATTGTGTAATGAAATGGCTATTTTAAACGGAGGTAGAATTTTAAAACATTCTACACCACAAAAAGCAACAGAAGAATTAGAAAACACCATTTGGACAAAAATTGTAGAAAAAGACGATTTAGAGGAAAATATGAAATTGTACAATGTGTTGTCTAGAAATTTTAATACAGACAATACGTTAAATATAAGAGTACATGCAGAAGAAAAACCTTCGGATGATTTTGTGGCGGCAACTCCGCAATTAGACGATGTGTATTTTATTGCATTAAAACAAGATGAACCAGTTTTAACAAGTTAA